The Collimonas sp. PA-H2 genome contains a region encoding:
- a CDS encoding phage tail assembly protein has product MKNTSTVSKTAISKSITLDEPIKRGDDFISEITIRRPKAGELRGVSLMELGNLSVAALQTVLPRITQPTLTAHEVAGMDPADLTEIGAEVAIFLVKRADRLAAFRTE; this is encoded by the coding sequence ATGAAAAACACATCTACCGTTTCCAAGACCGCTATCTCCAAGTCGATCACCCTGGACGAACCGATCAAGCGCGGCGACGACTTCATCAGCGAAATCACCATCCGCCGCCCGAAAGCCGGCGAACTGCGCGGCGTGTCTCTGATGGAGCTGGGCAATCTCAGCGTGGCCGCCTTGCAGACCGTCTTGCCGCGTATCACACAACCGACCCTGACCGCGCACGAAGTCGCCGGCATGGACCCGGCGGACCTGACCGAGATCGGCGCGGAGGTTGCCATTTTTTTGGTGAAGAGAGCGGATCGGCTGGCGGCCTTCCGGACAGAGTAG
- a CDS encoding replication endonuclease, with translation MSYRFYSAESITGLPKRMGRALRDLFARDGYEKHEHKVDVIDEIWSADHFILPPDAPDEALYRAADTAARTCYQFCADLQSLDTIVSAIREHCDRHGVAAPAGKEEAEIIRRALDKAWWLRGIRKVHARRCEHMAIRLGFTHFKAGAYVSNETAYRQQRRNKQNAKLLASIEIQNENGQVYSLEALAALGTANKSIRHSELMTRIRGFEEIAFDLGHVGIFATITAPSKYHAVLSKNGEPNPKYKAFGEPTPRDAQAYLCDVWKKIRSKLHRDGIHAYGFRIAEPHHDGCPHWHMLMFVAPEHLERYEKVMTAYAMREDGDERGAKKNRVKLVRIEAGKGTAAGYIIKYVTKNTDGKNLDEHHVIEDGQKHILVEDLVGDELIKPSQRVCYWAQTWGIRQFQQVGGAPVGPWRELRRVKSESILHAPDAVKSAWQAAQSIKATEINVVDGKRVKTVKTIKQASYRDYLLAQGGPMVGRKGLVKIATRSTVVEGKYATYEMEKPCGIYHAWNPHAVYESVRYQWTVVGAAKAVVFDVPWTGVNNCTKKSKKKISTSVLTPEEIAATAVRLADFNEKNPQPAYQPTDWSAIDKKSKDLERETDKFAAAMNAQCEDTCRQEAAAYEKNDMAARKRLVTTWAAIGACPYPRIFITERDL, from the coding sequence ATGAGCTACCGCTTCTATTCCGCCGAGAGCATCACCGGCCTGCCGAAACGCATGGGCCGCGCCCTGCGCGACCTGTTCGCCCGCGACGGTTATGAAAAGCACGAACACAAGGTCGATGTCATTGACGAGATCTGGTCTGCCGATCATTTCATTTTGCCGCCTGATGCGCCCGATGAGGCGCTGTATCGTGCCGCCGACACTGCCGCCCGTACCTGTTACCAATTCTGTGCCGACCTGCAATCGCTAGACACCATTGTGTCGGCCATTCGTGAACACTGTGACCGCCACGGCGTCGCCGCACCAGCAGGTAAGGAAGAAGCCGAAATTATCCGCCGGGCGCTGGACAAGGCTTGGTGGTTACGCGGCATCCGCAAGGTCCATGCGCGCCGCTGCGAACATATGGCGATCCGCCTGGGTTTTACGCATTTCAAGGCCGGCGCTTATGTCAGCAACGAAACTGCCTATCGCCAGCAGCGCCGTAATAAACAGAATGCCAAGCTGCTGGCATCCATAGAGATACAGAACGAAAACGGCCAGGTCTATAGCCTGGAAGCGTTAGCCGCCCTCGGCACGGCGAATAAATCCATTCGGCACAGCGAATTGATGACGCGCATTCGCGGCTTTGAAGAAATCGCTTTCGACCTGGGTCATGTCGGCATCTTTGCCACCATCACCGCACCGAGTAAATATCATGCCGTCCTGAGCAAGAACGGCGAACCTAACCCGAAATACAAGGCGTTTGGCGAACCGACGCCACGCGATGCGCAAGCTTATCTGTGCGACGTGTGGAAGAAAATCCGCTCCAAGCTGCACCGCGACGGTATCCACGCCTACGGCTTCCGTATTGCTGAACCGCACCATGACGGCTGCCCACACTGGCACATGCTGATGTTCGTCGCGCCCGAACACCTGGAGCGTTACGAGAAAGTCATGACAGCTTATGCCATGCGCGAAGACGGCGACGAACGCGGAGCTAAGAAGAACCGTGTCAAGTTGGTGCGTATCGAAGCCGGCAAGGGAACCGCTGCGGGTTACATCATCAAGTATGTCACCAAGAACACCGATGGCAAGAATCTGGACGAACACCATGTCATCGAAGATGGGCAAAAGCATATTCTGGTGGAAGACCTGGTCGGTGACGAACTGATTAAGCCGAGTCAGAGAGTTTGCTATTGGGCGCAGACCTGGGGCATCCGGCAATTTCAGCAGGTCGGCGGCGCGCCTGTCGGTCCATGGCGCGAGTTACGGCGCGTCAAGAGCGAAAGCATCCTGCATGCGCCTGACGCGGTGAAATCGGCGTGGCAGGCTGCACAGAGCATCAAGGCAACGGAAATCAATGTTGTCGACGGCAAGCGTGTCAAAACCGTCAAGACCATCAAGCAAGCCTCCTACCGCGATTACCTGCTGGCGCAGGGCGGCCCCATGGTCGGGCGCAAAGGGCTAGTCAAGATCGCCACACGCAGCACCGTAGTCGAGGGAAAGTACGCGACCTATGAGATGGAGAAGCCATGCGGGATTTATCACGCATGGAATCCGCACGCCGTGTACGAATCGGTACGTTATCAGTGGACGGTCGTCGGCGCCGCCAAGGCTGTGGTCTTTGACGTACCTTGGACTGGTGTAAATAACTGTACGAAAAAATCTAAAAAGAAAATATCGACTTCAGTTTTAACGCCGGAAGAAATAGCAGCAACAGCAGTTCGGCTTGCTGATTTCAACGAAAAAAATCCGCAGCCGGCCTACCAGCCTACCGACTGGTCGGCGATAGATAAAAAATCGAAAGACCTAGAACGGGAAACCGACAAATTTGCCGCTGCGATGAACGCGCAGTGTGAAGACACGTGCCGGCAGGAAGCCGCGGCTTACGAAAAAAACGACATGGCGGCACGCAAGCGCCTTGTCACGACCTGGGCAGCCATCGGCGCCTGCCCATATCCACGCATTTTTATTACTGAAAGGGACCTATGA
- a CDS encoding phage tail tape measure protein: protein MSDKQLRLQVVFAALDKLTGPLKKITGESSALGKAIKANNDRLKELNAQQKDVGRFRELNAGLQTSSGKLRETQQQIAALAQRMQQTTTPTRAMTRELNAAVKSASALKQAGQQQGEQMQILRSRLSGAGIDTRKLGSAQTWLKDSIAFTNAELTAQQKKLAAVGAQQQKVAGARQHADKLRTTAGNVAAAGIGATVAGAAVGAPLVTGLKEAKHYQTEKGRITALGLGPKVSADAESYARNMQTYGTSHAENLELVRDSMSVFGDLPHAQMVAPMLAKMKFANKAFYGEEAGGENERKFMDMLKVIEVRGGTASSEKFHEQANMVQKVISATGGRVGPTEWLNLIKTGGIAAKGMDEKSFYYELEPLVQELGGFGVGNGLMSSYNNLYQGRTSKRAAINLDKLGLIGDHTKVVPDKVGQTAQLNPGALLGSDLFKKSQFEWMEKVLLPQLEKNGITGKDKILDTIGSLFTNRKAGDLMANMYLQRAQIHKNRNLNEGAYDVDQLEPLAREQAAGKEMDAHAKLADLQLTMGEKILPLYSSAIETVTKALEGLNGFMERNPATAKAMIVGFGILAGILVVLGPLMLGLAALIGPYAMLHVMFAKMGVAGGVLTPILRGISGGLMTVGKTVLWLGRALLTNPIVLLITLIAVLAYLIYKNWEPLKAFFSDLWDGITERFNRVWETIKTFAGGLWADVKTAFDGGIGGVSALIMNWSPLGLFYKAFAGVMSWFGVELPGTFTEFGANIIQGLVNGITSGFGFLKDKIKQLGAMVGMTFAKEQEIHSPSRVFSRFGGFITEGLALGIENGQDAPINQVSGLAKRLTQLGAGIAIGATAMPALSFDTRPPIAPRAAGASVVVQGDTIQIIVQTQPGMDDQAIAHAVMLAMEERDRQKAVRTRSSLSDNHF, encoded by the coding sequence ATGAGTGACAAGCAATTGCGGTTACAGGTGGTCTTCGCGGCGCTGGACAAGCTGACCGGCCCCTTAAAAAAAATCACCGGCGAGTCGTCCGCCCTCGGCAAAGCCATCAAGGCCAACAATGACAGATTGAAGGAACTGAACGCCCAGCAAAAAGATGTTGGGCGTTTCCGCGAACTGAATGCCGGCTTGCAGACCAGCTCTGGCAAGCTGCGCGAGACGCAACAGCAGATTGCCGCCCTGGCGCAGAGGATGCAGCAGACCACCACGCCCACGCGCGCCATGACCCGCGAACTTAATGCCGCCGTGAAGTCGGCCAGCGCCTTGAAACAGGCCGGCCAGCAGCAAGGCGAACAAATGCAGATCTTGCGCTCCCGCTTGTCCGGCGCCGGCATCGATACGCGCAAGCTGGGGTCCGCACAGACTTGGCTGAAGGACAGCATCGCCTTTACCAATGCCGAACTCACCGCCCAGCAGAAGAAGCTGGCGGCAGTCGGCGCGCAGCAGCAAAAGGTCGCCGGCGCCCGCCAGCATGCCGACAAGCTACGCACGACCGCCGGCAATGTCGCTGCTGCCGGCATCGGTGCGACGGTGGCCGGCGCCGCCGTGGGCGCGCCCTTGGTCACTGGCTTGAAAGAGGCGAAGCACTATCAGACCGAGAAGGGCCGCATTACTGCCCTGGGCCTGGGACCGAAGGTCAGCGCCGACGCCGAGAGCTACGCCCGCAACATGCAGACCTACGGCACCAGCCATGCCGAAAACCTGGAGCTAGTGCGCGACAGCATGTCCGTGTTTGGCGATCTGCCGCACGCGCAGATGGTCGCGCCCATGCTGGCGAAGATGAAATTTGCGAATAAAGCGTTTTATGGCGAGGAAGCCGGCGGAGAGAATGAACGCAAGTTCATGGACATGCTGAAGGTCATCGAGGTGCGCGGCGGTACGGCCAGTTCGGAGAAATTCCACGAGCAGGCCAACATGGTGCAGAAAGTCATTTCTGCGACCGGCGGCCGGGTCGGCCCTACCGAGTGGCTAAACCTCATCAAGACCGGCGGTATTGCCGCCAAGGGCATGGACGAAAAGTCGTTTTACTACGAGCTGGAACCGCTGGTGCAGGAGCTGGGCGGCTTTGGCGTCGGTAACGGCCTGATGTCGAGCTATAACAATCTGTACCAGGGACGCACCAGCAAGCGGGCCGCGATCAATCTGGACAAGCTAGGCCTGATTGGCGATCACACCAAGGTCGTGCCGGACAAGGTCGGCCAGACAGCCCAGCTGAACCCTGGTGCGTTGCTGGGTTCCGACCTGTTCAAGAAAAGCCAGTTTGAGTGGATGGAAAAGGTCCTGTTGCCACAGTTGGAAAAAAACGGCATTACCGGCAAAGACAAGATCCTCGACACCATCGGCAGCCTGTTTACCAATCGCAAGGCCGGCGACCTGATGGCGAACATGTACTTGCAGCGCGCCCAGATCCACAAGAATCGGAATTTAAACGAAGGCGCCTACGATGTGGACCAGCTGGAACCGCTGGCCCGCGAACAGGCCGCCGGCAAGGAAATGGACGCGCACGCCAAGTTGGCCGACCTCCAGCTGACGATGGGCGAAAAAATCCTGCCGTTGTATTCCAGCGCCATCGAGACCGTGACGAAAGCCTTGGAAGGCTTGAACGGCTTCATGGAGCGCAACCCAGCCACGGCCAAGGCGATGATTGTCGGCTTCGGCATCCTCGCCGGCATCCTGGTCGTGCTGGGTCCGCTGATGCTGGGCCTGGCCGCCTTGATCGGCCCCTATGCCATGTTGCATGTCATGTTCGCCAAGATGGGGGTCGCCGGTGGCGTACTCACGCCAATCCTGCGCGGCATTAGCGGCGGCTTGATGACGGTCGGCAAAACCGTCTTGTGGCTGGGCCGAGCCTTGCTGACGAACCCGATTGTGTTGCTGATTACCCTCATTGCGGTATTGGCCTACCTCATCTATAAAAATTGGGAACCGCTCAAGGCGTTCTTTAGCGATCTGTGGGATGGCATCACCGAGCGGTTTAATCGTGTATGGGAAACCATCAAGACCTTTGCCGGCGGCTTGTGGGCCGATGTGAAAACAGCATTCGACGGCGGTATCGGGGGCGTTAGCGCGTTAATCATGAACTGGTCGCCGCTGGGGCTGTTCTATAAGGCATTTGCCGGGGTCATGAGTTGGTTCGGTGTTGAGCTGCCGGGGACATTTACCGAGTTCGGCGCCAACATCATCCAGGGCCTGGTCAATGGGATTACGTCCGGCTTCGGTTTCCTGAAAGACAAAATCAAGCAGCTCGGGGCAATGGTCGGCATGACCTTCGCGAAGGAACAGGAGATTCACAGCCCTAGCCGTGTCTTTAGCCGATTCGGTGGCTTTATCACCGAAGGGCTGGCGCTCGGCATCGAGAATGGACAGGATGCGCCGATCAACCAGGTCAGCGGTCTTGCCAAGCGGCTGACCCAGCTTGGCGCCGGCATCGCCATCGGTGCGACGGCCATGCCGGCGCTGTCCTTCGATACGCGCCCACCCATTGCGCCGCGTGCCGCTGGCGCCAGCGTCGTGGTCCAGGGTGACACGATCCAGATCATCGTTCAAACGCAGCCTGGCATGGACGACCAGGCCATTGCCCACGCCGTCATGCTGGCGATGGAAGAGCGAGACAGACAGAAGGCAGTGCGTACGCGCTCCAGCCTGTCCGACAATCACTTTTAA
- a CDS encoding helix-turn-helix domain-containing protein encodes MQNNTFGERLKEERTRLGLTQEALGAVGGVKKLSQFTYEQDQRFPDAGYLIALAAIGVDVQYVMLGKPSVQTLTDEENELLSGFRKLDLRGKVNLLGMVDVVSKTSTEMAKPAASSRVANHFQEKVDIKVGQHLVGDVKGDNVVNMASDKPKKAKKKLDK; translated from the coding sequence ATGCAAAACAATACATTTGGTGAACGATTAAAAGAAGAACGCACGCGGCTTGGCTTAACTCAAGAGGCTTTGGGAGCAGTAGGAGGCGTGAAAAAGCTTTCTCAATTTACTTATGAGCAAGATCAGCGCTTTCCTGACGCTGGTTACCTAATTGCATTAGCTGCTATCGGCGTTGATGTGCAATATGTAATGCTTGGGAAACCGTCAGTTCAGACTCTCACTGACGAGGAAAACGAATTGCTATCAGGTTTCCGGAAGCTGGATCTTCGGGGGAAAGTGAATCTGCTCGGCATGGTGGATGTGGTCAGTAAAACGTCCACGGAGATGGCTAAACCAGCGGCGTCGTCACGCGTGGCGAATCACTTCCAGGAAAAGGTCGATATCAAAGTCGGCCAGCACCTCGTCGGTGATGTCAAGGGCGATAATGTCGTCAATATGGCGAGTGATAAGCCTAAGAAAGCTAAAAAAAAATTGGATAAGTAA
- a CDS encoding phage tail protein: MMMTLGMFVFSLPTLAYQELQRKTDWKHPSTSRVGARNARQYTGKGDDTITLSGWIAPELTGSVYSLDALRLMGDTGKSWILIAGTGRILGSYVITGMTEGRTVLRQDGDAGNIEFSITLERTDESVLGLLNTLGDLGSIKNMLSLEGISNSASNAINTGASTFNNVANSMRSLF; this comes from the coding sequence ATGATGATGACCCTGGGCATGTTTGTCTTTAGCCTGCCGACCCTGGCTTACCAGGAGCTGCAACGCAAAACCGATTGGAAGCACCCGAGTACGTCGCGGGTCGGCGCCCGCAATGCCCGCCAGTACACCGGCAAAGGCGACGACACGATCACGCTGTCCGGCTGGATCGCGCCGGAGCTGACCGGCAGCGTGTATTCTCTGGATGCCTTGCGCCTGATGGGCGATACCGGCAAGTCGTGGATTCTGATTGCGGGGACCGGGCGCATCCTGGGGTCCTACGTCATCACCGGCATGACCGAGGGCCGCACGGTGCTGAGACAGGACGGCGACGCCGGCAATATCGAATTTTCGATCACCCTGGAGCGTACCGACGAATCCGTGCTGGGCTTGCTCAATACACTGGGCGACCTGGGTAGCATCAAAAACATGTTGAGCCTGGAGGGCATCAGCAACAGCGCCAGCAACGCCATCAATACCGGCGCTTCGACGTTCAACAATGTCGCCAACAGCATGCGGAGCCTGTTCTGA
- a CDS encoding contractile injection system protein, VgrG/Pvc8 family has product MDYPIPAFKITLDGQDITGKFAPRLVSLDLTECRSDSADELSITLSDTDGQLAIPSKGARINVQIGWQESGLIDKGVFTVDEIEHSGAPDLLTLRARTASLIDTFRQPVERSFHDTTLGAVIEVIAFQQELKAGIAEALRGVKIAHLDQTRESDAAFLRRLGKKYDAAATVKNDTLLFMPAGRSKTASGRDLPLIRITRNLGDRHRYHSAERDSYSGVRVFWHDDRHGLRRSVVAGLPGNSKRLRTTYANEADARAAAVAEWQRIQRGAASLELSLAIGDPALMPQSPVEVVGFKIDIDNQDWLTAKVRHSISDAGFTSSIELETRTEEAEVEREDEVDPDPGITGVYAKWRNVATKKTGQEFAPSTGKGKHTAPAAGATASTKTLQHVYANKQTAARAAKLEWGKIRERREIIKENNDAGG; this is encoded by the coding sequence ATGGACTACCCGATCCCTGCTTTCAAAATCACGCTGGACGGCCAGGACATTACGGGGAAATTCGCGCCGCGCCTGGTCAGTCTCGACCTGACCGAGTGCCGTAGCGACAGCGCCGACGAACTGAGCATTACCCTGTCCGATACGGACGGCCAGCTTGCGATACCAAGCAAGGGCGCCAGGATCAACGTACAGATCGGCTGGCAGGAATCCGGCTTGATTGACAAGGGCGTCTTTACGGTCGATGAGATCGAGCATAGCGGCGCGCCGGATCTGCTGACCCTGCGCGCCAGGACGGCCAGCCTGATCGATACGTTCCGCCAGCCGGTCGAACGCAGTTTCCACGATACGACCCTGGGCGCGGTGATTGAGGTGATCGCGTTTCAGCAGGAGCTGAAAGCCGGTATTGCCGAGGCGCTGCGTGGTGTAAAGATCGCGCATCTGGACCAGACCCGCGAGAGCGACGCGGCATTCCTGCGCCGGTTAGGTAAAAAATATGATGCCGCCGCAACCGTGAAAAACGACACGCTGCTGTTCATGCCGGCGGGCCGCAGCAAGACGGCGTCGGGCCGCGACCTGCCGTTGATCCGCATCACGCGCAACCTGGGCGACAGGCATCGCTACCATAGCGCCGAGCGCGATAGCTACAGCGGCGTGCGCGTGTTCTGGCATGACGACCGGCACGGCCTGCGCCGCAGTGTGGTGGCGGGATTACCCGGCAACAGCAAGCGGCTGCGCACAACCTATGCGAATGAGGCCGACGCACGCGCCGCTGCCGTCGCCGAGTGGCAGCGCATCCAGCGCGGCGCTGCAAGCTTGGAATTGTCGCTGGCAATTGGCGACCCGGCGCTGATGCCGCAATCGCCTGTGGAAGTCGTCGGATTCAAAATCGATATTGATAATCAGGACTGGCTGACGGCCAAGGTCCGGCACAGCATCAGCGACGCCGGCTTTACCAGCAGCATCGAGCTGGAGACACGCACCGAGGAAGCAGAGGTCGAGCGCGAAGATGAGGTCGACCCAGATCCTGGCATTACCGGCGTGTATGCCAAGTGGCGCAACGTCGCCACGAAGAAGACCGGCCAGGAATTCGCACCGTCGACCGGCAAGGGAAAACATACGGCGCCGGCGGCCGGCGCGACGGCCAGTACAAAGACGCTGCAGCACGTCTACGCCAACAAGCAGACGGCAGCACGCGCCGCAAAACTCGAATGGGGAAAGATTCGGGAGCGGCGCGAGATCATCAAGGAGAATAACGATGCCGGAGGTTGA
- a CDS encoding phage tail sheath protein: MPTDYHHGVRVIEKNDGTRPIRTISTAVIGLVATAEDADPVAFPLDTPVLLTNVPAAIGKAGVKGTLRRALDAIGAQTKPFTVVVRVAEGKDEAETTSNVIGTTTAAGKYTGVKALLAAQSKLGIKPRILGAPGLDTKAVTNAMVSVAQKLRGFVYASAHGCLTKEDAVLYRKDFGQRELMLIWPDFVSWDTATNADVNISAVAYALGLRAKLDEEIGWHKTLSNMVVNGPTGISADVFWDLQDPATDAGFLNAKEVTTLINSGGFRFWGSRTCETPEFFHFENYTRTAQVLADTIAEAHMTYADKPLHPSLAKDLVESINAKFRDLVKRGYLIGGSAWCDPQFNEKESLKDGRLTIDYDYTPVPPLENLMFQQRITDRYLADFAAAVNA, translated from the coding sequence ATGCCTACTGATTACCACCATGGCGTGCGCGTCATCGAAAAGAACGACGGCACCCGCCCGATCCGCACCATCAGCACCGCCGTCATCGGCTTGGTCGCCACCGCCGAGGATGCCGACCCGGTCGCCTTCCCACTCGACACGCCGGTCCTGCTGACCAACGTGCCCGCCGCTATCGGCAAAGCGGGCGTCAAAGGCACACTGCGCCGCGCCCTGGACGCCATCGGCGCGCAAACCAAGCCGTTCACCGTTGTAGTGCGCGTGGCCGAGGGTAAGGATGAAGCCGAAACCACCTCGAATGTGATCGGCACCACAACCGCGGCCGGCAAGTACACCGGCGTCAAGGCGCTGCTGGCCGCCCAAAGCAAGCTCGGTATCAAGCCGCGCATCCTGGGCGCGCCAGGTCTGGACACCAAGGCCGTGACGAACGCCATGGTCAGCGTGGCCCAAAAGTTGCGCGGCTTTGTCTATGCGTCGGCACATGGCTGTCTGACCAAGGAAGACGCCGTGCTGTATCGGAAGGATTTCGGCCAGCGCGAGCTGATGCTGATCTGGCCGGATTTTGTGAGCTGGGACACGGCCACCAACGCGGACGTCAATATTTCCGCAGTCGCCTACGCCCTGGGCCTGCGCGCCAAACTGGACGAAGAGATCGGCTGGCACAAGACTTTATCGAACATGGTCGTCAACGGCCCGACGGGCATTTCGGCAGATGTGTTTTGGGACCTGCAAGATCCGGCCACCGATGCCGGCTTCCTGAACGCCAAGGAAGTCACCACGCTGATTAACAGCGGCGGCTTCCGCTTCTGGGGTTCGCGCACTTGCGAAACGCCGGAATTCTTCCATTTTGAGAACTACACGCGCACCGCCCAGGTGCTGGCCGACACGATTGCCGAGGCGCATATGACCTATGCCGACAAGCCCTTGCACCCGTCCCTGGCAAAAGACCTGGTCGAGAGCATCAACGCCAAATTCCGCGACCTGGTCAAGCGCGGCTATCTGATCGGCGGCAGCGCCTGGTGCGATCCACAGTTCAACGAAAAGGAAAGTTTGAAGGATGGCCGGCTGACGATCGATTACGACTATACGCCTGTGCCGCCGCTGGAAAATTTGATGTTCCAGCAGCGCATCACTGACCGCTACCTGGCCGACTTCGCCGCCGCCGTCAACGCTTAA
- a CDS encoding ogr/Delta-like zinc finger family protein, which translates to MRVISIPCPHCHYRVRAAKSRTMSDMMKEITYMCQNPDCGHVFVASLEVMRTLSMSAIPNPDVRIHVSQHVRNACANQLTLTL; encoded by the coding sequence ATGAGAGTCATCAGTATTCCTTGTCCACATTGTCATTATCGTGTGCGCGCTGCGAAAAGCCGCACCATGTCGGACATGATGAAGGAGATCACCTACATGTGCCAAAACCCGGATTGCGGCCACGTTTTCGTCGCCAGCTTGGAAGTGATGCGCACCTTATCGATGTCGGCTATCCCGAATCCTGATGTACGTATCCACGTGTCGCAGCATGTCCGCAATGCCTGCGCCAATCAATTAACGCTGACGCTGTAA
- a CDS encoding phage major tail tube protein has protein sequence MGMPKKLKLFNLFDSGNSYFGQVTEITLPKLSRKMEEYRAAGMTGPVSVDFGNEAITLEWTAGGILRDALLQYGARSHNATQLRFSGGYEDDDSGTVSTVEIVVRGRHKEIDMGNAKSAEDTNQKYTTACSYYKLTIDNQPIFEFDFINGVEKVGGVDRNADLRRAIGL, from the coding sequence ATGGGCATGCCTAAAAAATTGAAACTGTTTAATCTGTTCGATAGCGGTAATTCCTACTTCGGTCAGGTCACGGAAATCACCTTGCCGAAACTCTCCCGCAAGATGGAGGAGTACCGCGCCGCCGGCATGACCGGCCCGGTATCGGTGGATTTCGGTAATGAAGCGATCACGCTGGAATGGACCGCCGGCGGCATCCTGCGCGACGCCTTGCTCCAGTATGGCGCCCGCAGCCACAACGCTACCCAGCTGCGTTTCTCCGGTGGCTATGAAGACGATGACAGCGGCACCGTATCGACCGTGGAAATCGTCGTGCGAGGCCGCCATAAGGAAATCGACATGGGTAACGCCAAGTCTGCCGAAGACACCAATCAGAAATACACGACCGCATGCAGCTACTACAAGCTGACCATCGATAACCAACCTATTTTTGAATTCGATTTCATCAACGGCGTTGAGAAGGTCGGCGGCGTAGATCGCAATGCCGATCTGCGCCGCGCTATCGGCCTGTAA
- a CDS encoding GpE family phage tail protein has protein sequence MADIAVVFHWPPQAMDELDITDLMAWRERARVRSGAEE, from the coding sequence ATGGCCGATATTGCGGTGGTGTTTCACTGGCCGCCGCAGGCCATGGATGAACTGGATATTACTGACTTGATGGCCTGGCGAGAACGCGCCAGGGTGCGCAGCGGCGCGGAAGAATAG
- a CDS encoding site-specific integrase: protein MASFKKDGDVWRVQLYVQGQRDSGTFATKAQATAWAAKRDTELRTDKASGLVKGKTCEDAFRRYEKEVSPTKRGKEWEGKRLTAIADMVVDGNRLGDIRLNELTSDFLGQWRDMRLQTVAGSTINRDLNLLSHVFSTATREWKWMEASPTTNVRRPANPEARDRLISPDESDRITYALGFDDNKVKTKSQAVAVAFLFAIETAMRAGEICAMLPEHVTGRVAHLPITKNGTKRDVPLSTRALELLSLLPKVKDGEPLFGLNSVSLDRLFRKARDRSMIDGLTFHDTRHEAITRLAKKLNVLELARMVGHRDLRMLQIYYNETAAQLAERLD, encoded by the coding sequence ATGGCATCATTCAAAAAAGATGGGGATGTTTGGCGCGTTCAGCTCTATGTCCAGGGGCAACGCGATTCGGGTACATTCGCGACTAAAGCTCAGGCCACTGCTTGGGCGGCAAAGCGTGACACCGAGCTACGCACGGACAAGGCAAGCGGTCTGGTTAAGGGAAAGACTTGTGAAGACGCTTTTCGTCGTTACGAAAAGGAGGTGTCGCCAACTAAACGCGGTAAAGAGTGGGAGGGGAAGCGACTAACGGCAATTGCCGATATGGTCGTTGACGGGAACAGACTCGGCGATATCAGATTGAACGAATTGACGTCGGATTTCCTGGGGCAATGGCGCGACATGCGTTTGCAGACGGTTGCCGGGTCTACGATCAATCGCGATCTGAATTTACTCTCTCACGTTTTCTCGACTGCGACGCGAGAGTGGAAATGGATGGAAGCCAGTCCGACAACGAATGTACGCAGGCCCGCAAATCCTGAGGCCCGTGATCGTTTGATCTCGCCTGATGAGAGTGACCGCATTACCTATGCGTTGGGCTTTGATGATAATAAGGTCAAAACAAAAAGCCAGGCTGTGGCAGTGGCATTTTTGTTCGCTATTGAGACGGCAATGCGCGCCGGTGAAATTTGCGCCATGTTACCGGAACACGTTACAGGGAGGGTCGCACATCTACCGATTACGAAAAATGGCACGAAGCGAGATGTGCCTCTTTCAACTCGTGCCCTTGAGTTGCTTTCCTTACTGCCGAAGGTCAAGGACGGCGAACCGCTATTCGGTTTGAACTCGGTATCGCTTGATCGCTTGTTTCGCAAAGCGCGAGACAGAAGCATGATTGATGGGTTGACGTTCCACGACACTCGCCATGAAGCCATCACTCGCCTTGCAAAAAAGCTCAATGTCCTGGAGTTGGCGAGAATGGTCGGGCATCGCGATCTACGTATGCTGCAAATTTATTACAATGAAACAGCCGCTCAATTGGCAGAGCGATTGGATTGA